In Blastocatellia bacterium, a genomic segment contains:
- a CDS encoding RluA family pseudouridine synthase, which yields MTEDVRVITVNATEVGERLDQYLARKVLTLSRTRLKNLIADQSVLVNDQPVKPSYRVRSGDIIEIELPPPPVLELIPEPLPLDIVYEDDDLIVINKPAGMVVHPGAGVNRGTLANALAYYFQQLPRAGGGIRPGIVHRLDKETSGLMVVAKSDLAHERLAEQLQHRQVQKLYQALVIGQVGPVGHRGRVDQPIGRHPRHRTMMAVRPRGKGREALTLYRVVELIGEFSLLEIEIKTGRTHQIRVHMAWLGFPVVGDAVYGRDRLTRIKSPEVRRAVDALGRHFLHATRLHFAHPRTGAPLEFASPLPRELETFLAYLREHACSRPQVVPGMRT from the coding sequence ATGACCGAAGATGTTCGGGTGATCACCGTCAATGCCACGGAGGTCGGCGAGCGGCTCGATCAGTATCTCGCGCGAAAAGTCCTCACGCTCAGCCGCACGCGCCTGAAAAACCTCATCGCTGACCAGAGCGTGCTGGTGAACGATCAGCCGGTGAAACCGAGCTATCGCGTTCGTTCGGGAGACATCATTGAAATCGAGCTTCCGCCGCCTCCCGTCCTGGAGTTGATTCCGGAGCCGCTACCTCTGGACATCGTTTACGAAGACGATGACCTGATCGTCATCAACAAGCCAGCGGGCATGGTTGTTCATCCGGGCGCGGGTGTGAACCGGGGGACGCTGGCCAATGCTCTCGCTTACTACTTCCAACAGCTTCCCCGGGCCGGCGGGGGAATCCGTCCGGGAATCGTTCACCGGCTCGATAAAGAGACATCGGGGTTGATGGTCGTCGCGAAAAGCGATCTCGCTCACGAGCGATTAGCCGAACAGTTGCAGCACCGTCAGGTTCAGAAGCTCTATCAGGCTCTGGTCATCGGCCAGGTGGGACCCGTCGGGCATCGGGGGCGGGTGGATCAACCCATTGGCCGTCATCCCAGACACCGCACGATGATGGCCGTGCGACCCCGGGGAAAAGGTCGTGAGGCTCTCACCCTTTATCGGGTGGTGGAGCTGATCGGCGAGTTCTCCCTGCTGGAGATCGAGATCAAGACCGGGCGCACCCATCAGATTCGCGTGCATATGGCCTGGTTGGGATTCCCCGTCGTCGGCGATGCCGTCTATGGACGAGATCGGCTGACCCGAATCAAGTCGCCGGAGGTGCGACGAGCCGTTGACGCTCTTGGCCGCCATTTTCTTCACGCGACCCGACTGCACTTCGCTCATCCCCGCACTGGCGCTCCCCTCGAATTCGCATCTCCTTTGCCGAGAGAGCTGGAAACCTTTCTCGCTTATCTTCGAGAACACGCCTGCTCACGGCCTCAGGTCGTACCGGGCATGAGGACCTGA